The Seriola aureovittata isolate HTS-2021-v1 ecotype China chromosome 2, ASM2101889v1, whole genome shotgun sequence genome has a segment encoding these proteins:
- the cd8b gene encoding T-cell surface glycoprotein CD8 beta chain: MIPQPLAWTLLTVSLWTAGSSQIPLQEPIKVHYPAIASHETIECDCVNISCDSVYWFRSSPQVQFLGKCNNADRVNYGPNVEETKFKFSKRGSMFVLRIMNVKTEDAGTYSCVLKDRNGKEIWKPGSLLRPGATPPTSPPKTKPKPPVKSVCHCNKKNPSQGVCRSMVLWPLVGLTVGLALALICTLYYFNRLPKKCRHHFAKRQMPR, from the exons GAGCCAGATCCCGCTTCAAGAACCCATCAAAGTTCATTACCCTGCTATCGCCAGTCATGAGACTATTGAGTGTGACTGCGTTAACATCTCTTGTGACTCTGTCTACTGGTTCCGCAGTTCTCCCCAAGTACAGTTCCTTGGAAAATGCAACAACGCTGACCGTGTTAACTATGGGCCTAATGTGGAAGAGACAAAGTTTAAATTCAGCAAGAGAGGTAGCATGTTTGTGCTACGCATCATGAATGTGAAGACGGAGGACGCAGGGACTTATTCCTGTGTCCTAAAAGACAGGAACGGTAAAGAGATATGGAAGCCTGGGAGTCTTCTCCGACCAGGAG CGACCCCTCCAACATCACCTCCTAAGACAAAACCCAAACCACCAGTCAAGTCAGTCTGTCACTGCAATAAGAAGAATCCTTCACAGG GTGTCTGCAGGTCCATGGTTCTGTGGCCGTTGGTTGGACTTACTGTGGGCCTGGCTCTAGCCCTCATCTGCACACTGTACTACTTCAACC GGCTACCCAAAAAATGTCGCCACCACTTCGC CAAGAGACAGATGCCCAGATAA